A stretch of the Aminipila terrae genome encodes the following:
- a CDS encoding amino acid permease → MSENQQLSRGLKNRHVQLLAIGGAIGTGLFLGSGRSIHLAGPSILLAYLITGIICYFIMRALGEVLLSNLHHHSFVDFVQDYFGNGAAFITGWTYWFCWISLAMADLTAVGLYVQFWFPHIAQWVPSLVALVVLLVMNLTAVKYFGEMEFWFALIKVIAILSLIIIGSFMIFKGFSTDAGASSFSNLWKHGGWFPNGVSGFILSFQMVVFAFTGIELVGLTAGETENPERVIPKAINNIPVRIIIFYIGALLVIMSIYPWNSINPEESPFVQVFASVGIASAAGIVNFVVLTSAASACNSGIFSTGRMAFSLAKENNAPASMRKLNRNNIPSTATLFSAAAILLSVILNYIMPEGVFVLITSISTFCFIFIWAMMVLCHLRYRKTNPRLAAKSKFKMPLYPVSNYIILAFIAFVLVVLALNKETRVALFVTPVWFLLLGGLYKIFKK, encoded by the coding sequence ATGTCAGAAAATCAACAGTTATCTAGGGGATTAAAAAATCGCCATGTACAATTGCTTGCAATTGGAGGAGCCATTGGTACAGGTTTATTTCTTGGATCAGGCAGATCCATTCATTTAGCAGGACCCTCTATTTTATTAGCTTATTTGATAACAGGAATCATCTGTTACTTCATTATGCGAGCTTTGGGAGAAGTATTACTTTCTAATCTGCATCATCATTCTTTTGTTGACTTTGTTCAGGACTATTTTGGAAATGGGGCAGCCTTTATCACTGGGTGGACCTATTGGTTCTGCTGGATTTCACTTGCCATGGCAGACCTGACGGCTGTTGGACTGTACGTACAGTTCTGGTTCCCGCATATAGCTCAGTGGGTTCCAAGTTTGGTAGCACTGGTTGTTTTACTGGTTATGAATCTTACCGCGGTAAAGTATTTTGGTGAAATGGAATTTTGGTTTGCTTTAATTAAAGTTATTGCAATATTATCCTTAATTATAATTGGTTCATTTATGATTTTCAAAGGCTTTTCTACAGATGCAGGTGCTTCTAGTTTCTCTAATCTGTGGAAACACGGAGGATGGTTCCCAAATGGCGTAAGTGGTTTTATTCTTTCTTTCCAAATGGTTGTATTTGCTTTTACAGGAATTGAGCTAGTGGGATTGACAGCTGGGGAAACTGAAAATCCAGAACGTGTTATACCTAAAGCTATTAACAATATTCCAGTGAGAATCATCATCTTCTATATTGGAGCATTACTTGTCATTATGAGTATATATCCATGGAATTCTATAAACCCGGAAGAAAGTCCATTTGTACAGGTATTTGCTTCTGTGGGAATTGCCTCAGCTGCAGGTATTGTAAATTTTGTAGTTTTAACTTCAGCAGCATCAGCATGTAATAGTGGTATATTCAGCACAGGCCGTATGGCATTCTCTCTTGCAAAAGAAAATAATGCACCAGCATCTATGAGAAAGTTAAATCGTAATAATATACCTTCTACTGCAACATTGTTTTCAGCTGCTGCCATTTTACTTTCAGTAATTTTGAACTACATAATGCCAGAAGGGGTATTTGTACTTATAACAAGTATATCCACATTCTGCTTTATTTTCATTTGGGCCATGATGGTACTGTGCCATTTAAGATACCGCAAAACCAATCCAAGGCTGGCGGCAAAGAGCAAATTCAAAATGCCACTTTATCCAGTTTCTAACTATATTATTCTTGCTTTTATTGCTTTTGTTCTGGTTGTATTAGCTCTGAATAAAGAAACACGTGTGGCTCTGTTTGTAACACCAGTATGGTTTCTATTGCTTGGAGGATTATATAAGATATTTAAGAAATAA